The genomic stretch AAACTGAGCACTCAGACTTCAAAACTGAGCACTCAGACTTCAAAACTGAGCACTCAGACTTCAAAACTGAGCACTCAGACTTCAAAACTGAGCACTCAGCGCTCAAAACTGAGCACTCAGACTTCAAAACTGAGCACTCAGACTTCAAAACTGAGCACTCAGACCTTAGCTGTTCTCAAAACTGTCCACGCCAAGCTCAAAACTCAAACCTCAAAACTCAAAACTACCAAAGCTGGATTCCCACTGAAAGCCCTACTGATGACCGGTGCCCTTGCCGCCTCAGCCGGATTAGGATTTGGTTTCGCACTGCGAATGAACTCTCAAAAAGAACCTGGTTCTACCATCTTCCACACCGATCAATCCTTCCCTCCTCGCAGCAATTGGCCTTTGTCAGAACCCCAACTGTGAAACACCTTCAACCTCATCAAGGTGGTTTATTCATATTCATACTTGTACAGGACTTACAGCACACTGGCCACCAAACGCGCTTAATAAGTAGTAGGGCAACTAAGGAAAAGTTACTGCCTAAGTCCTGTGAGATTTAAATAGATAAAATGATATAATATGTGATTTTTAAATTATAACGACATGGGATATTGCACAAACTGAGGATATACGAGGCAAGTAACTCGATTTGAATTCAGTCATAATTCTCGGCTAGTACGTTATAATTTGTAACGTAAGCTAAAGAAACTTATCAATGAGTAACTCTGTAATTCATGCCTTTTTTCTGGGTAGGGCTGCAGCTCAAGCCATTAATCGGCAGCTTGAGGATGCTCTAACCAATGCCCTGAGTGAGTTAGGCAAGTTTGATGCTGAGCAGCGTGAGCGACTGCGGCAGTTTACCGAGCAGGTAATAGAAAGTGCCAATCGCGAAGCCGGAGCAGCAGCTGATTCTACTATTAGTAACACAGGTAGTAACACAGGTAGTAACACAGGTAGTAACACAGGGAAAACAGGATCGAAGCCAGCTGATCTGCAAGCCATGATTGATGAGCTGCGAGCAGAAATTGCCAGCTTGCGTACTGAATTAAAAAACTATCGCAAGCAATCTTGATAAGATTTATCGTTACTACCCTAGATTATCTACAAAAGTGAGTAGTTTCGACCTTCATAATCTTTTTTTAATAACCTGCTATTTTTTTGATAAAAACCTTACAGATAAATCCGAGTGTCTGCTCTTTCTCAGAAATCTATTAACCTTACACTAGATCAGGAACACAATGTGTCTAGGCAAAGTTCTATAGGTAAGCAATACAGCGAAAAAGCTTATCGGTGGAATCAAGAAAATTACTCCCGTCAAAGGCGTTTTATTGATATTTGGCGTTTTGTTTTAACCCTCATCACTGGGTTGTGGCTTGATGGTAAACCTTGGAGTTATCGGGGAGGATATACAGAGCAAAAGCACGCATATAGACGCAAAACACAAGCTATCTGGATTCGAGATACATTCTTAGATCTCGGACCAACGTTTATCAAAGTTGGACAGTTATTCTCCACCCGTGCTGATTTATTCCCCAGTGAGTATGTAGAAGAACTGAGCAAACTACAAGACCGGGTTCCTGCCTTTAGTTACGAGCAAGTTGAGCAGATCATCCAGGAAGATTTAGGAAAGCCCATCAAGGAACTGTTCAGTGGTTTTGACCCAATTCCTCTGGCAGCAGCTAGCTTAGGGCAAGTTCACAAAGCTCAACTTCGCAGTGGTGAAGAGGTAGCGATTAAGGTCCAAAGACCAGGCTTAAAAAAACTGTTTACTATTGATTTACAAATTCTTAAGGGGATCGCCTATTACTTTCAAAACCATCCAGACTGGGGGCGTGGTCGGGACTGGAGTGGGATTTATGAAGAGTGCTGTCGGATTCTTTGGCAAGAAATTGATTATCTTAATGAAGGCCGAAATGCAGATACATTTCGCCGCAACTTCCGCAGCTATGACTGGGTGAAGGTACCCCGTGTCTACTGGCGCTATACCTCATCACGAGTTTTGACCCTAGAATTTTTACCAGGGATTAAGATTAGTAGTTACGAAGCTCTAGAAGCAGCTGGCCTAGACCGCAAATTAATCGCTCGTCTGGGAGCAGAAGCTTACTTACAGCAGTTGCTAAATGATGGCTTCTTCCATGCTGACCCCCATCCAGGAAATATTGCGGTTAGTCATCAAGGCTCCTTGATATTTTACGACTTTGGCATGATGGGGCAGATTAAGGCCAATGTGCGCGAGCAACTGATGGAAACCCTGTTTGGCATTGCCCAAAAAGACGGTGACCGAGTGGTGACTTCCCTAATTGAATTGGGTGCGCTCTCACCAGTGAGTGATATGGGACCGGTAAGGCGCTCAGTTCAGTACATGCTGGATAATTTCATGGATAAGCCCTTTGAGGAGCAATCGGTGAGTAACATCAGCGATGACCTCTACGAAATTGCCTATGGCCAGCCTTTTCGATTCCCAGCAACGTTCACATTTGTGATGCGAGCCTTTTCTACACTGGAAGGAGTGGGTAAAGGCTTAGACCCCGAATTTAATTTTATGGAAGTTGCAAAACCCTTCGCACTAGAGATTATGACCAACGGCAACACTCCCGACAACAATAGCTTTATTAATGAACTGGGACGCCAAGCCGCACAGATGAGTAGTACAGCATTAGGTTTGCCCCAGCGCATTGAAAGTACTATTGATAAATTAGAAAGAGGAGACCTGCGCATTCGAGTGCGCTCTATCGAATCAGACCGGGTTTTACGACGGCTGAGTGGTATTCAGTTGGGAACCAACTATACTTTATTAATCAGTGCGTTCACCCTTTCGGCTACTATTTTATTTGTCAATGGTAATGTCGTACTAGCCTTGGTAGTCGTTTTGGTGGCAGCTATGTTAGGATTTGCCTTAATTAGGTTGCTCCGACGGCTTGACCGGTTTGATCGCATGTTCTAGTTGTTGTAAAGTCGTATTAACAAAACTCGCGGAATTCCCCACCGTCTTTAACGGTGGAGATGGATAGCTAGACGATAACTTGCGCTAGAATGGATTTGGTCGATGACCCGCCTGACTGACTAAAAGGCTACCTGTTGATATAGAAGGTATACAAAGTACTAGCTCCAGATCAGGGAAGAGACTTGCCCCGGCTGGTTAGCTATAGCTGTAATTCCAAGGTAAGTCTGTCGTAAAAACTATACATCTGCGGAAGGCGGATGTCTGCCTGTGGAGGACGCTGAGTAAGACCAATTCCAGTTTGCTGGTTGAGGCGTCGGCGGATGAAGCGGGAAGCCCTATTGACGAATAAGACCGTCCCTGATTGAGTTGAGATTGGAAGCCCCAGCCTCAGCGAAGCAGGCTGGGGTACTTCACACTGAATCAGGTCGATAATAATCATGTTTCTATCCATCAAAATCAAACTGAAGCTCACAGACGAGCAGAAAGCATCAAGCCAGTAAACAACCGATGTGATGAAAAGTTGCTTCGCCGGTATTACAGATCCGGGCTTACTACGTACAGTTAACCAAGATGACTACTACATAGACCCGGACGGTCGCTTCTTTATTGTTGCCGACGGTATGGGTGGTCATGCCGGTGGACAAGAGGCAAGTAAAATCGCCACTGAGGCGATTAAGACTTATTTGAATAAAGATTGGAACTCTCAAACTCCTTCTGATCAGTTACTAGAACAAGCGATCTATCAGGCCAATCAGGCTATCCTCAACGATCAGCAAACTCATCCAGAACGGTCAGATATGGGAACCACTGCCGTAGTGGTGATGTTCCGTCAAGACCAGTGTTGGTTTTCTCATGTAGGAGATTCTCGCCTCTATCGGTTCCGCAATTCTAAGTTAGAGAAGATTACAGAAGACCACACCTGGGTAGCCAGAGCCGTTAAGTTGGGAGAACTGACAGCTAAACAGGCTCGGATGCATCCCTGGCGTCATGTTCTGTCTCAATGTCTAGGCAGAAAGGACTTACCTAAAGTCAATGTCCATCGGATAGAGGTTAAATTATGCGATCGCCTTTTGCTTTGTAGCGATGGACTCACGGAAGAACTTTCCGATGAATTGATTGCTTCCTCTCTCCAAGAGAGTTCAAGTATTGAGCAGGCTCTGGATATCCTTGTTGAAGCAGCTAAAGACCAAGGCGGTAGGGATAACATTACTGTGGTTATTGTAGAGATTGGGGAAAGGATGAAAGGTTTTGGGTGAACGGTGTTGGGTGAAGGTGCGTTATTAACACACCCTACAGGTAGAGTTACTTCGTAAATACAGCTGTTGGATATACCAGTTACTAGCACTGAGGTAAAACAGAAAGCTCACTCCCTGGGCTTTCATAAGGTGGGAATTGCAGCTGTGGATGTTGATCATCATGACTCAGCAGAGCAAAACTTGAAGGCTTGGCTAGGGTTAGGGTATCAAGCAGACATGGCTTGGATGGCAAATCCTCGACGCTTGGATATTCGTGCCTGTATGCCAGAGGTGAAGTCGGTAATTTGTGTTGCTCTCAACTACTACACCCCTCACCAGCGTCCCGAAAGCCCTGAGTATGGCAAAATCTCCCGTTACGGTTGGGGCAGAGATTACCACAAGGTCATGCATAAAAAATTGAAGGAATTGATCTTTTGGTTACAAGCACAAGCAAAAGAAATCCAGGTGCGTTACTATGCTGATACAGGGCCAGTACAAGATAAAGTCTGGGCGCAGCGCTCCGGTATTGCTTGGATTGCTAAAAATGGTAATGTAATTACGCGGGAGTATGGCAGTTGGGTATTTTTAGGGGAAGTGTTGACTAACCTAGCATTGACTCCAGATACCCCTCACACTTCACACTGTGGTAGCTGTACCCGCTGTATTCAAGCCTGTCCAACGGGTGCTATTACCAAACCGTTTGTCGTTGATGCCAACCGCTGCATCGCCTATCATACCATTGAGAATCGGGCTGAAAACTTGCCGGAATCGATTAAACCCCATTTAGAAGGCTGGGTTGCTGGTTGCGACATCTGTCAAGATGTTTGCCCCTGGAACCAACGTTTTGCTAAAGAAACTGATGTGGTAGAGTTTCAGCCCTACCCTGAGAATGTGGCTCCTCGACTCACGGAATTAGCTACTATATCTGATCAGGAGTGGAATCGACGGTTTCCAGCTTCAGCGCTGCGGCGTATAAAGCCAAATATGCTACGGCGCAATGCCCAAGCTAATATTGATGCATCTCAAAAATCCGTTGACTAGCCATTGATTACTTGGGTGGCGAATTGCGAATTGCGAATTGCGAATTGTTAATTGTTAATTGCTCAATGAGTGTAAAAGTAATTCTTTTTGATTTTGATGGGACTCTGGCTGATACCCTTACTGCCATTGTCAAGATTAGTAATAGCTTAGCGGAAGAATTTGGATATCAGCCCACATCAGCTGAAAAATTGGAGCAAGTTAGACATTTAAGCTCTAGGGAAATTATTAAGCAATCGGGTATTTCGAGGTTTAGAATCCCGTTTTTGTTGAAAAAAGTCCAAAAACTATTACGCCAAGATATTCAAAGTTTAACTCCTATTCCTGGACTAATAGAAGTTTTAAACGATTTGAAATATGAAGGTTACCAATTAGGGATATTGACATCTAACTCAGCAGAGAACGTTAACCTTTTTCTGACCCATAATTCTTGGGTAAAGCTTTTTGATTTTGTTGACTCAGGGAGTCCTATCTTTGGAAAAGAAAAAGTTATTCGTAAATTCCTCAAAAAACATAATTTAAATCCTGCTGATGTGATCTATGTCGGAGATGAAACTAGGGATATTGAGGCAGCTAAAAAAAATACTATTAAAGTAGTTGCTGTCAGTTGGGGATTTTCTTATAAAGAAGTTCTAGCTCAATATCAACCCGATTTTTTGATCGACGAACCCCAGGAGTTATCTGAAGTAGTATCTAATTTATATCAATCAAAAGTTAAATCAAAAGTAGTTTGTTATTAGGAATGAGTTACTTGTTACTTAGGGCTTGCTGATTAACTCTCAAAGCATTGACAGATAAAGGTTTTAGCCTTGTTGGGTTTAAAAAAGTGCCAGCTTTTCGGTCGAAAAAGCTCATTTAATTCACATTTTGGGCAGACAAGAGCCGAAAAATCAAGGGACAATTCTTCCGACTACCTCCTATATAATTTCCATTTCTCCTAACTCCTGACTCCACACTCGCTGACTAATGCAGCCTCCAAGACTTGCCATGCAGCCTCGCCCATAGCATTCCCCTTATCATCGAGAACTGGATTAACTTCAGAAATCTCTAGGCAACAGACCTTCGGATTTGCCATAACTGTCTGGATGAGGACGATCGCCTCATTCAGATATAGACCATTCGGTTCAGGGGTTCCTGTTCCTTGTGAAACCGTTTCGCAGTCTAGACTATCAACATCAAAGGACAGATAAATTTTGTCACACCATTGCAGATGTTGCTCAATCAAACTGGTGTAAAACTCTGTTCCTTTTTCTCGGATATCCTCAACGCTATAGAGTTTAATCCCCAACTTGTCAATTAAGATTGAATGCTCTGGCTTGAAAAAGCGAACACCAATAAGAATCAAATCTTCCGACAACACCTTGGGTACAATACCACCCAACTCCTTGAGGTGAGTCCACTGTTTTTGTGCAGCCAGTGGCAGTTCATTCGACGAAGTACCTAGTAAAGTTCTGGCTTCTTGATCCAATGCTAACACTGCACCCAAGGGCATCCCATGCATATTACCAGAGTGAGTTGTGTAGGGTGAGTGCATATCACTATGAGCATCTATCCAGATAATGCCTAGGCGTTCGTTGGGATAGGCTTGTTTAACACCAGCGATCACTCCTGCGGCTGATGAGTGGTCGGCAGACAACACCAAGGGAAACTCACCTCTTTCCAAAGTATCTGTAACTGTGTTACAAGCAATTTGGCAGGTTTCAAGAATGTAGCGGAGACGCTTAGCTAAACCGCTCTTATGCCCCACGTCTCAACCCGTAGGGTGAGCGTGGGATGAATGGCGGACAGCAACTTTCGATTCATATTGAATATTAATTGTCGGAAATAGTAGAATGGTAAGGGAGGTGATTTGCCATGAGAACAGCCTATCAGTACAGATTGCGCCCGACTCAGCAACAAGCAGCATTAATTGACAGATGGTTGTCAATGTTATGCGCTCAATACAATTACTTATTGGCTGATAGATTCAACTGGTATGAGCAAAATCGCTCACCTGTTAATGCCTGTCCTCTGATTTGTCACTTGCCTCAACTAAGAATCAACCCTAATTACTACTCTCAAAAGAAGACTCTGCCTCAACTTAAGCAAGATCGACCTTGGTATAAGGATATTCATTCTCAAGTTTTACAGGATGTAGTTAAGAGAGTTAAGCTAACCTTTGACAGATTCTTGATCGGAGATAGTAGCGGCAAAAGAAGTGGCAAACCCAGGTTTAAGCCACTCAGTCGTTACAGAACTTTCACCTACCCTCAAATCAAACAATCCTGCTTGCAAGGTAATCGCATTGACTTACCAAAACTGGGTAAGATTAAGGTTGTCTTGCATCGTCAAATTCCTGACGGGTTCAAAATCAAGACGGTTTCTATCAGTAAAAAAGCTGACGGATTGTACGTTACACTTTCTCTTGAGGATAAGACCGTTCCTGAAATTAAAACAGATATCAATCCTCACTTAATCATTGGTATTGATGTTGGTCTAAAGGATTTTTTGACTACTTCGAGTGGTGAAACAGTTACAATACCTCAGCACTACCGTAAAGCTCAAAAAAGACTGCGGCTTATTCAGAAAAAAGTATCACGTCGAGAGAAGGGTGGTAATCGTAGACTCAAGGCTATTAAGTTGTTAGCTAAACAACATCAAAAAGTAGCTAACAAGCGTAAAGACTTCCACTTCAAAACAGCTAATCAATTGCTGTCAAAGTATGACGTTATTGCTCATGAGACTTTGAATGTCAAAGGTCTTGCTCGTACCAAATTGGCCTTATCTGTGTTGGATGCTGGGTGGTCAAGCTTTCTGTCGATACTGACAAACAAAGCCGAGAATGCTGGTTTGTTGGTTGTCCCAGTAAGTGCTCATAACACCTCACAAAATTGCTCCAGTTGTGGAGAGAAAGTACCGAAAAAGCTGCATATTCGCTGGCACGACTGCCCTCATTGTGGGTGCAGTCTTGACCGTGACCACAATGCAGCGATCAATATAAAAAATAGAGCGGTGGGGCATCCCGTTCTTAAAGCTCAGTTAATGTCCGACGGGATACCGGGAGTCGCTGAGAAGCCCACACTTACCCGATAGGGAAGTGTGGGAGTATGTCACCATAACGAAAACCTGGATTGTGGTTTTTATCTGCCAACAGAGCGTTACGTTCAGGCAACCGAATAATTGGGTGTTTGGAGAAAAAGTGACTGCCTGCTTTGTGAGCCGCCATCCGGATAGCATCTGGTCCCATGCTAGCACCCAACTGAGCTGCACCCAGTTCTGAGCAAATTTCAACGATTTTGATAGGGTTCATGTTTAAGAAGTCTCAACATTGCTTCGAGAGCAACAAAATAAGAATCGATCCCAAAACCTTGTACAACTCCAACTGCAGCGACTGACATCACTGATTTGATATTGCGCTTGTCGATGTTGGTAATATGAATTTCCACATAAGGTGGAGCGATGTAAGAGAGGCAATCCCTCAGAGAATAGGCGTTGTAGGTGAATCCTGCCGGATTAGCGAGAACCCCATCCACACCTGCTGCTACACTGGCATAAACCTTATTGATGGCTTCACCTTCGATATTTGTGTAGAAAATATCCAGTTCATAATCAAAGTCACTGGCGTGTTGCTTCAGCATCCGATCAAGCTGTTCAGCGGTGGTATCATCATAGGTGTTGCCCTGACGATAGCCCAGTGAGTTCAGGTTAGCTCCTTGAATGAGTAAAAATTTCATCAATAACCTCCGGTAGCTTGGATACCCCTACGTTTTAACCGGGGGAGGAAAGTTGTACAGTTTTTCACCTCCAAATCTGGCAGAATTATTGTGAATGGATATCGATGATAGACCCCCGTACTTTAGTCGGGGGTGACACCCAACCGGGTTCCTTACTGTGCTTTCATGTAATCTCCAAGGGTTTGGGTGAAAATCTGGATGCGTCGTTCAAAGGCGGCTTGAGTGTACCATGCACGGCGAGGGGTCAGAACAGTATTAGGCAGTGTCAGAAAACGTGAATCTTCATGGTGGATGTCCATCCCTGCATAGGAGAGCCTGCCACTACTTAGGGCTTCTTGTAGAGCAGAAAATTCAATCAGATCATCCGGTGAGATACTGATCAGAATTGCTCCTGGTTTGACTTTAGCAAAGGTGTTGTGATTGAGCAGATGGTGGGAATCAGCATTGAGGGATAGGGTTAGGAAAATGATATCGCTTGTACTTAACAACGTCTCTAGATCAACGGGTTGAGCCAGGTTGCTTTCTTTCGGCTTGCGGTTGCAGTACACAATGTTCATGCCAAAGCCTTGCAGCATACGAGCCACCTGGGATCCGATTGTCCCCATGCCGATGATACCCACTTGAGAGCCAAACAGTTCAATTCCCTGATGTTCAAAGATTTGGAAATCACCCGTACGAACTTTGTGATTGTAATCCATCAACCGCTTGGCGGCAGCTAGCATTAACGCAACTGCGTATTCAGCAACCGAGGCTCCAGTGAAGCCAGGGGTATTGAGCACTTTGATATTATGCTGTTGGCAATAGGCTTTATCAATATAGTCTGTGCCTGTGGTAATGGTGATGATCAGTTCCAGCTTCGGTAGTTTTTGCAAGTTAGCTGCACTCCAATCCATCAACGTGGTGATGAGGATATGAGTATCCGGATTGTTGGCGATCGCCTCTTCTAACGAAAAGCCCTCTGAATGATCCTGATACCACACCATTGCAATATCTGGAATTGAGTCAAAACAGGTTTCAGGGTATGGTTCCCGATTGTTCACAAATAAACAGTTTTTTACCACTCTGGATTGTCCTCTAATCACTTAGTCTGGTCAGCTACGGGATCTCAAGCCCCTGGCTTATTGGGACTTTAGCCAAATAAGCGCCCAAATATAGCCATTACTCGCTTTATATCTGATAAATACGTCCGGATTTTCCTAGAGCCAATGAACAAAACGGCAAGACATGGCATTGCGAGAAGCACTAAAGTTCCCCTGTACAAATATACTAAAGGTGCCCAAAAGTGCTATCGATTCTAGCTTATAGTACTGTGGAACAATAATACTACATCGGGACAGACCAGTTAAAAAAAATGCCTGAACATATTACTAGGATTAGATTACAGCGACATCGAAACTGGTTGCGTGTACGCTTAAGTATTCATTTTATCAAAACTTAGTGCGCCATTGCTTAAAAACTCCCTACCCATGTCGTTGAAACCGGTTTTCGTCGGTGGGTAGATACACACTGGCGCACGAGGAAACAGCTATTGTCGGATTTGGTTTGGAGTGGGTCAAAGCCTCCGAGGGAAAATGCCTGGAAACTGATTCGTCGGGTTCGTTTCACATAGGTGCGCTCTTACCATTAAGAATTAAATTCGCCACTGGTCGCACCTGAGTAATCATGATCCTGACCCGGCGATGGCCTGACGAAAACAACATGCTCAACTATGGTATCGACTGGAATTCAAAATGGAAACGTAGCAGTACGTGGTTGATTAGTTTTCTCAGTCAACTAGCCTTAATTTTTAGGTTCTACAATCCTTTTGTCATAGTTGATTGAGATGCTCTTACCCTGTATAATAGCTAATTTTTAAATTAAATATTAAGAAGCCTGAAAGCCTTGCTATGATTGCATTTTAGCATTAAGTATTTCAAGAGTTCTAGTTTAATGGAAGCCTTATACTACAAGGATTACAGCGAGTTTAAAAATCAGCTATAACTTGTATGGAATGCTCACTTTATGTTATTAATAGGCTGTTTAAGTCTACCTAGATAATTCAAAAATAATTTTACAGAGGTAGTGCTTGGTCATGGTGCAGCTAGTTAAAGGAACAATAGTAACTGATGCAAAGCTTACAATCACCTCAATGTCTAGGGCGAAGGATTGCAGTCAGTAACATTCTAGACGTAACCCTAAGGGATGGGGGCTATTTAAATCGGTGGCAATTTTCATTAGAAGAAACCACAAGCGTATTGAATTTTTTACGGGATCAGGGATTGAGTCAAGTTGAGGTGGGTTTTCTACGCACACCTGACAGAAGTACATCTCCAGTGAATGGTTGCCCAAAAGAGTTTTTAGCAGAGATTAAGCAGTTATATCCTGAGATGTCTTTAGTTTGTATGCTCAATCCAGCCGAGGATAACTGGCAGGCAGCAGTAGCTGACAAGTTAGACCAGATATCGCTGCTGCGGATGCCCTGTACCGCTGATCTGGTTGACAAGGCATTAGAAATCGCTAATCATCTTAAAAAACAATCCAGCCATCTCAAAATCAGTTTAAATCTGATCTGTGTTTCATCCTATTCACTGGCGGAAATTGAGTGTCTGCTCAGAACGATTGCCCCATCGAAAAACGTCGATATTGTCTACCTAGCTGATTCTAGAGGGGCACTTTATCCTCATGAGGTTAACGCCATGATGGCATTAGTCAGAGAGATTTGCCCACAATCGTTAGGGTTTCATGCCCACGATACTTTGGGATATGCAATTGAGAACTCTAACCAAGCCTTTGCCCAGGGTTGTGATTGGATTGATGTCACTTTAAATGGCTTTGGCTTAGCCGGAGGGAACACGCCATTAGGTGGGTATCTGGCTCACCACGATTTGCAATCCTCAGGGCAGTCGATTCAAGCCGAAGTCACGGATTTTTGCCAAAAGCATTTGCCTTTGAGGCACCCAGATGCGTTGACACGTCAACGTTATCGATTACTCGCTGCCAAAAATCTTGATCCGGTTTGGTGTGATCAATTGCTGGAAAAATATCCAGACACTCTGAATAAAAAAGTCGAAAAACTTCCCCGTCAGCATTATAAGAACATTGATTCAGTTTTAGACCTAATGATACGTTGATTAACCTGATAAATTCATGACTATAACTTTGTTCAACAGAAAAAAATAAGTTTTATTCTGTTGAACAAAGTTATTCCGACAGTATGGTTCAAACCAATTGAACAGTAAACTTAAAAAGATAAAGATGATCGTAATGCCTGAAAGTGACGTATCATGTCCGCCCCTGGCAATGGACATCATTATGGAGGTTTTTGATCGCCCCAATCATCAAGGACTGGAACCTATCAATTTTGGTAAGGGAATTTCTTCCTTTAACCCATTTGATCACGTGGATGTAAATATCGATAGTGTGCTGCTCGGTCACCACGTCGGGTACGGCAATATCAATGGTATTAACAGTTTGCGTCAAGCCATCTGCCGCTACTATCAGGAAAAATTTGATTACGATCTCTCCCCAGATCGGGTCTGCATTACGAACGGTGCTTCTGGTGCGTTGACCCTTGCATTTGCAATGCTACTGAATAAGGCAGATGAAATCATCCTATCTGAAGCTTGCTATCCAGCTTACAACGTATTAGCCAAGATTTTTGGGGTAAATTGTCGTTTAGCTCCCATGGGAGATGACTATTGCATTGATATTGAACAATTGCCAAACCAGATTTCCAATAAAACTAAAGCAATTGTGATCAATTCACCCAGCAATCCATACGGTACATTTTTGCAAGACCATCAGCTCGAAGCGATCGCTAATTTAGGTGTTCCCGTTATTTTTGATGAAGTCTACCAAGCTTTACCCCTCAACGATGAACCCATTCCCAGTGCCATTCGTTTTTCTGACCGTCATCTGATAATTAGCAGTCTATCGAAATCCTTGGCAATTGCTGGTGTCCGGGTAGGATATTTGATTGTGCCTGAATCACAGGTGGAATTGATGACCAACGTCAAAGCCGTTCTCAATATGTGTACCAGTTTACCCAGCCAACTGATTGCGGAGAAGCTGATACAACACTGGGATGAATTGGTGAGCAAACACCGATATCTGTTGCGCTATAACTGGTTACTGTTTGAGC from Moorena sp. SIOASIH encodes the following:
- a CDS encoding D-isomer specific 2-hydroxyacid dehydrogenase family protein, with amino-acid sequence MNNREPYPETCFDSIPDIAMVWYQDHSEGFSLEEAIANNPDTHILITTLMDWSAANLQKLPKLELIITITTGTDYIDKAYCQQHNIKVLNTPGFTGASVAEYAVALMLAAAKRLMDYNHKVRTGDFQIFEHQGIELFGSQVGIIGMGTIGSQVARMLQGFGMNIVYCNRKPKESNLAQPVDLETLLSTSDIIFLTLSLNADSHHLLNHNTFAKVKPGAILISISPDDLIEFSALQEALSSGRLSYAGMDIHHEDSRFLTLPNTVLTPRRAWYTQAAFERRIQIFTQTLGDYMKAQ
- a CDS encoding pyridoxal phosphate-dependent aminotransferase, which gives rise to MPESDVSCPPLAMDIIMEVFDRPNHQGLEPINFGKGISSFNPFDHVDVNIDSVLLGHHVGYGNINGINSLRQAICRYYQEKFDYDLSPDRVCITNGASGALTLAFAMLLNKADEIILSEACYPAYNVLAKIFGVNCRLAPMGDDYCIDIEQLPNQISNKTKAIVINSPSNPYGTFLQDHQLEAIANLGVPVIFDEVYQALPLNDEPIPSAIRFSDRHLIISSLSKSLAIAGVRVGYLIVPESQVELMTNVKAVLNMCTSLPSQLIAEKLIQHWDELVSKHRYLLRYNWLLFERTAKRLGLKLRTHPQAGFFALVDVAEAEKDAMELSLHLAQNYALSSAPGIDFHDHDHAFLRLNFASPAHHIETGLTRLAGYLLGSEQSLQQPGRKSAAVNASHGAKNLGQKSYIESK